One window of the Rhodohalobacter sp. SW132 genome contains the following:
- a CDS encoding ornithine cyclodeaminase family protein has translation MLKVDKKTTLNHLPFKDFIPFLKKAFVGNYTVPQRMHKNFDNGIGDTASTLLLMPAWQNSTYVGIKTVTVSPYNKQFNLPSIQGLYILIDAKNGSPIALFDASGITARRTAAKSAVASSFLSRPESETLLMVGTGTLSTELIEAHCTIRPIKKVYIWEHTEGKGQLVIDQLAGMDQNFEVINDLSQAVPKADIISVATMSTDPLIYGRWLKPGQHLDMVGAYRTDMRESDNEVLKRSTLFIDHDDAWHETGDLAIPLADGVIQKEDVAATLFDLCQGKSAGRKDSNEITFFKSTGHALEDLSAAIFVYQQLTT, from the coding sequence ATGCTTAAAGTTGATAAGAAAACGACCCTAAATCATCTTCCATTCAAGGATTTTATACCATTCTTAAAAAAAGCTTTTGTCGGGAATTATACTGTACCTCAGCGTATGCATAAAAATTTCGACAATGGAATAGGCGATACTGCCTCAACACTGCTGCTTATGCCTGCATGGCAAAACAGTACGTATGTGGGTATTAAAACCGTAACCGTTTCGCCATATAATAAACAGTTTAACCTGCCAAGTATACAGGGACTCTATATACTTATTGACGCAAAAAACGGATCCCCGATAGCTTTGTTTGATGCCAGTGGCATTACTGCCCGCCGGACAGCCGCAAAATCAGCAGTAGCGTCATCTTTTCTTTCGCGGCCTGAATCTGAAACTCTTTTAATGGTAGGTACAGGTACATTAAGCACCGAACTTATTGAAGCCCATTGTACGATTCGCCCTATAAAGAAAGTTTATATATGGGAACATACCGAGGGAAAAGGTCAACTTGTAATTGATCAGCTGGCAGGCATGGATCAGAATTTTGAGGTAATAAATGATCTCTCTCAAGCCGTTCCTAAAGCAGATATCATCTCCGTCGCAACAATGAGTACCGACCCATTGATTTATGGCCGCTGGCTTAAACCTGGTCAGCATCTTGATATGGTAGGTGCTTATCGAACCGATATGCGGGAATCTGATAACGAGGTATTAAAGCGCTCTACTCTTTTTATAGACCATGATGATGCATGGCACGAAACAGGTGATCTTGCAATACCACTTGCCGACGGTGTAATACAAAAAGAGGATGTTGCAGCAACCCTGTTTGATTTGTGTCAGGGCAAATCAGCTGGAAGAAAAGATAGCAACGAAATTACATTTTTTAAATCTACCGGGCATGCACTGGAAGATCTAAGTGCGGCTATTTTTGTCTATCAACAACTAACTACGTAA
- a CDS encoding aldehyde dehydrogenase (NADP(+)), producing MIEGKNFIGKTHSNKGDSFLQASNPETNEQLPEKFYVATSQEIEQAFKKAGSAFDQYKNLSGAKKADFLEAIAEEILNLGDELIQRAVAESGLPEGRFQGERGRTVNQIKMFAGLLRDGSWVDARIDLAQPDREPLPKADIRNMLFPLGPVVVFGASNFPLAFSTAGGDTASALAAGCPVIVKSHESHPGTNELVSRAILKAAERTGMPDGVFSSLNGKADVGEKLVKHPSAKAVGFTGSFAAGTAIFKNAAARDEPIPVYAEMGSVNPVFLLDEKLSSDAESIAETYAGSVTLGKGQFCTNPGLLIGIESDNLNTFAKTLGEKLAGYTPDCMLNEGVAKNYRAQRKEILSQDGVEVITSPADETGLNGAASLAAVKASVFLENDELQEEVFGPFTIVVKCKDSSEMEKVAKKLNGQLTVTFMGTEKELVAHAPLINIGREKAGRVIFNNAPTGVEVCPSMQHGGPFPATTDSKFTSVGTGAIRRFARPIAFQDCPEELLPDELKNDNPLKIHRIVDGTLTK from the coding sequence ATGATAGAAGGCAAAAACTTTATTGGAAAAACTCATTCAAATAAGGGAGATTCATTTCTCCAGGCCTCCAATCCGGAGACGAATGAACAGCTTCCTGAAAAATTTTACGTTGCTACCTCACAGGAAATTGAACAGGCATTTAAAAAAGCCGGGAGTGCATTTGATCAGTATAAAAACCTCTCCGGTGCAAAAAAGGCTGACTTTCTCGAAGCCATTGCCGAAGAGATTTTAAATCTCGGTGATGAGCTCATTCAACGGGCAGTTGCAGAATCGGGTCTGCCCGAGGGACGTTTCCAGGGTGAACGCGGCAGAACCGTGAACCAGATCAAAATGTTTGCTGGATTGCTGCGCGACGGTTCCTGGGTGGATGCCCGGATTGATCTCGCACAACCCGACCGCGAACCCCTCCCGAAAGCAGATATCCGGAATATGCTCTTTCCATTGGGCCCGGTAGTCGTTTTTGGGGCGAGCAACTTTCCGCTCGCGTTCTCAACCGCCGGCGGCGATACCGCTTCTGCGCTTGCTGCAGGATGCCCCGTAATTGTAAAGTCGCATGAATCGCATCCCGGAACGAATGAACTCGTCAGCCGTGCAATCCTGAAAGCAGCTGAACGCACCGGAATGCCGGATGGAGTATTCAGCTCACTAAACGGTAAAGCAGATGTTGGCGAAAAGCTTGTAAAACATCCTTCTGCAAAAGCGGTCGGCTTTACCGGATCATTCGCGGCAGGAACCGCAATTTTCAAAAATGCAGCGGCCCGTGATGAGCCGATCCCCGTTTATGCAGAGATGGGAAGCGTCAATCCCGTATTTCTGCTTGATGAGAAACTTTCATCTGACGCAGAATCTATCGCAGAAACATATGCAGGTTCAGTAACGCTGGGTAAAGGTCAGTTTTGTACCAACCCCGGACTTCTGATCGGTATCGAAAGCGACAATCTGAATACGTTTGCAAAAACTCTTGGCGAAAAACTCGCCGGATATACTCCGGACTGTATGCTGAATGAAGGAGTTGCCAAAAATTACAGGGCACAACGCAAAGAGATCCTGAGTCAGGACGGCGTTGAAGTTATTACAAGTCCGGCCGATGAAACCGGCCTCAACGGAGCCGCATCCCTTGCTGCCGTTAAAGCTTCAGTTTTCCTGGAGAATGATGAACTGCAGGAAGAAGTGTTCGGACCGTTTACCATTGTTGTGAAGTGTAAAGACAGCAGTGAGATGGAGAAAGTTGCTAAAAAACTGAATGGTCAGCTTACCGTTACGTTCATGGGCACGGAAAAAGAGCTTGTTGCACATGCCCCGCTGATTAACATCGGCAGGGAAAAAGCTGGACGGGTGATCTTTAATAATGCACCTACCGGCGTTGAAGTTTGTCCGTCGATGCAGCATGGCGGTCCGTTTCCTGCTACAACCGATTCCAAATTTACATCGGTGGGAACCGGCGCCATCCGTCGTTTTGCCCGGCCGATTGCATTCCAGGACTGCCCGGAAGAACTGCTTCCTGATGAGCTTAAAAATGACAATCCGCTTAAGATTCATCGCATAGTAGATGGAACACTGACAAAATAA
- a CDS encoding dihydrodipicolinate synthase family protein: MKIHWKGVYPAITTKFNEDGSLDFETFEKNIHTQLDAGIHGIILGGTLGEASTLKNGEKLQLLEKTLELVDGNIPVIINIAEPTTDAAIEAALDAQKNGAAGLMLLPPMRYKADDRETVEYFKAVAESTELPIMIYNNPVDYGIEVTLDMFEQLTEHENIQAVKESTRDVTNVTRMINRFGDRFSVLCGVDTLAMETLLLGASGWVAGLVCAFPRETVSIYELCKAGKVDEAAEIYRWFMPLLELDINPKLVQNIKLAEVATGIGTEHVRKPRLKLAGKEREHVLGVIDSAMKARPKITQYLVNQKQPV; the protein is encoded by the coding sequence ATGAAAATTCACTGGAAAGGAGTCTATCCCGCAATCACTACCAAGTTCAACGAAGATGGTTCTCTTGATTTTGAAACATTCGAGAAAAATATTCACACCCAGCTCGATGCGGGTATTCACGGTATAATCCTGGGAGGTACCTTAGGTGAAGCAAGTACACTAAAAAACGGGGAAAAGCTTCAGCTTCTTGAAAAAACACTGGAACTGGTTGATGGAAACATTCCCGTGATTATAAATATCGCAGAGCCAACAACGGATGCTGCGATTGAAGCCGCCCTGGATGCTCAGAAGAACGGTGCTGCCGGATTGATGCTGCTCCCGCCCATGCGTTATAAAGCCGATGACCGCGAAACGGTTGAGTATTTTAAGGCTGTTGCGGAATCTACTGAATTGCCGATAATGATCTACAACAATCCCGTGGATTACGGTATTGAAGTTACGCTGGATATGTTTGAACAGCTCACAGAACACGAGAATATTCAGGCCGTAAAAGAATCTACCCGGGATGTAACCAACGTAACCCGCATGATTAACCGGTTTGGAGATCGATTTAGCGTGTTATGTGGTGTGGATACTCTTGCCATGGAAACACTTTTGCTTGGAGCATCCGGATGGGTTGCAGGCCTTGTATGCGCATTTCCAAGAGAAACCGTATCCATTTATGAACTGTGCAAAGCGGGCAAAGTGGATGAAGCCGCCGAGATATATCGATGGTTTATGCCCCTGCTTGAACTCGATATTAATCCAAAACTTGTACAAAACATTAAACTTGCAGAAGTTGCAACCGGAATCGGCACCGAACATGTACGCAAGCCGCGCCTTAAACTCGCCGGAAAAGAACGCGAACATGTATTAGGCGTAATCGACAGCGCCATGAAAGCGCGGCCGAAAATCACGCAATATCTTGTTAATCAAAAACAACCAGTTTAA